One genomic region from Sphingobacterium multivorum encodes:
- a CDS encoding sensor histidine kinase has protein sequence MNRFFQNYNTGKRIILHLCFWFVILGMQFVTYQRIDMDNSWILFLKDVFSLLTIFYVTGYVIIPRWFIPGKFVLCIVWLLFIYAWWSFLSYFAALLTLNYLTPDVRLSSYLEIILSQGIFGAFRPSSISDYLLDFIFLVALPLTVKIVQAFMSVRNSKMKLELKNSALELNNVQLELAFLKYQINPHFLLNTLYSIYVLVSDHDERGGESMMRLSSMMVYLLHESNQPRIDISREFQLLKDYVELEKLRYSETVQINLNLETEDENCMVVPLIFFPFVENAFKHGPRLSSSAGWISIDIKVKDEKVYMHVANAYRELSKPENYIGGLGIENVKKRLELHYPHHHDLEIKSQEGVFSVNLVVTLHSETEP, from the coding sequence ATGAACAGGTTTTTCCAAAATTACAATACGGGGAAACGTATTATTCTTCATTTGTGTTTTTGGTTTGTGATTTTGGGAATGCAATTCGTTACCTATCAGCGGATAGACATGGATAATTCCTGGATTTTATTTTTAAAAGACGTATTTTCTTTGCTGACAATTTTTTATGTTACGGGATATGTCATCATTCCGCGTTGGTTTATTCCAGGGAAGTTTGTATTGTGTATAGTATGGTTGTTGTTTATTTATGCCTGGTGGTCGTTTTTAAGTTACTTTGCTGCCCTATTAACGCTGAACTATTTAACACCAGATGTTCGCCTGTCAAGTTATCTTGAAATAATACTAAGTCAAGGAATCTTTGGTGCTTTTCGTCCTTCTTCCATTAGCGATTATTTATTGGATTTTATTTTTTTGGTGGCGCTGCCTTTGACCGTAAAAATTGTACAGGCATTTATGTCTGTCAGAAATTCAAAAATGAAACTCGAATTGAAAAATTCAGCACTGGAATTGAACAATGTACAGTTGGAACTTGCTTTCCTAAAATACCAGATTAATCCACATTTTTTACTTAACACACTTTATAGCATCTATGTACTCGTATCCGATCATGATGAAAGGGGAGGCGAAAGTATGATGCGTTTAAGTAGCATGATGGTGTATTTACTGCATGAAAGTAATCAGCCCAGGATAGATATAAGTCGTGAATTTCAATTGCTAAAGGATTATGTTGAATTGGAGAAACTGCGCTATAGTGAGACGGTTCAGATCAATCTAAATTTGGAAACAGAAGACGAAAACTGCATGGTGGTTCCTTTGATCTTTTTTCCGTTTGTAGAAAATGCATTCAAACACGGACCCCGGCTAAGTTCTTCGGCAGGATGGATATCCATAGACATTAAGGTTAAGGATGAGAAGGTCTATATGCACGTGGCTAATGCATATAGGGAACTTTCAAAACCAGAAAATTATATTGGTGGATTGGGGATAGAAAATGTAAAAAAACGACTGGAGCTTCATTATCCTCATCATCACGATTTGGAAATAAAGTCGCAAGAGGGTGTATTTAGTGTTAATCTTGTTGTAACTTTACATTCGGAAACAGAACCCTAG
- a CDS encoding alpha/beta hydrolase, translating into MHANNTVTLTKFYRLLWLRPILLLLLFIFLYPVVYAQSNSKSKVKPNWNEILEEQLFPGKKLQDSTFHFQGKFEEQFITTADHVKLHGILFKADKSKGLIFYLHGSNGAVDTWGKIANIYTDNGYDLFMLDYRGYGKSEGKVTNEELLYSDLQMAYDNLTQHYPEDHIVIIGQSMGTALASTIASHNAPKMLILQAPYYSFEDWTQHIAPELDTSGLPFHFDNASALQKVKCRTIIFHGDQDKAVYFDSSIKLSRFFKKQDKLIRLAKEGHNDFSKNKDYLHAIADLLR; encoded by the coding sequence ATGCACGCAAACAATACCGTCACATTAACAAAATTCTACCGTCTCCTTTGGTTACGTCCGATACTATTACTCTTGCTATTCATTTTTTTATACCCCGTGGTATATGCTCAATCCAACAGTAAATCTAAAGTGAAACCAAACTGGAATGAGATCCTTGAAGAACAACTGTTTCCAGGTAAAAAGCTCCAGGATTCCACGTTCCACTTTCAGGGCAAATTTGAAGAACAATTTATCACAACAGCAGATCATGTTAAACTCCATGGGATCTTGTTTAAGGCAGACAAGAGCAAAGGACTAATTTTCTATTTGCATGGAAGTAATGGAGCGGTAGACACTTGGGGTAAAATTGCGAATATCTATACTGATAACGGCTATGATCTTTTTATGTTAGACTACCGAGGTTACGGAAAAAGTGAAGGTAAAGTAACCAATGAAGAACTACTTTATAGTGATCTGCAAATGGCCTATGATAACCTGACACAACATTATCCGGAAGATCATATTGTCATAATTGGTCAATCGATGGGTACAGCACTGGCTTCAACTATTGCTTCCCATAACGCCCCAAAAATGCTTATTCTTCAAGCACCTTACTATAGTTTTGAAGATTGGACGCAACATATCGCTCCTGAGCTCGATACAAGCGGGCTCCCCTTTCATTTCGACAATGCTTCGGCATTACAAAAAGTAAAATGTAGAACGATCATCTTCCACGGAGACCAGGATAAAGCCGTCTATTTTGACTCTTCCATTAAACTGAGTAGATTCTTTAAAAAACAGGATAAATTGATTCGGTTGGCAAAGGAGGGACATAATGATTTTTCTAAAAATAAAGACTATCTGCATGCAATTGCCGATCTATTGCGATAG
- a CDS encoding MFS transporter — MKKSLLALALGGLGIGITEFSMMGMLPDVAQSLQVSIPEAGYLITAYALGVVIGAPLLVVAMNRFSPLKTLITLMGLFTLFNGLSVIAPDYGLLLVSRFISGLPHGAFFGVGSVIASRLADPGKEAQAVATMYSGLTVANLFGVPLGTYIGHHFSWRYTFLLIVVVGILTMLALKLWMPKMKAAPKNNPWKDFGIFRNVNVWFMVLLFSVAPGALFAWISYIAPLMTEVSGIADKYLPYIMVLAGLGMFVGNLIGGKLTDAFSPTKVVVAVLVVQILCMLIIYGLSDNVGISLVMTFLTGVTTFALVPSLTLLLLNSVKSDAEMLVASLGPACFNIANALGAFLGGVPINQGYGYTSPALVGAVMAALGIVISLCYIRRSKRQPTMDNKEVLEDAVGQLS, encoded by the coding sequence ATGAAGAAGAGTTTATTAGCACTTGCACTAGGGGGATTAGGAATAGGTATTACCGAATTTAGTATGATGGGGATGTTACCGGACGTTGCCCAAAGTCTGCAAGTTTCAATTCCGGAAGCTGGTTATCTCATTACCGCTTATGCTTTGGGTGTTGTTATTGGTGCTCCACTATTGGTAGTTGCTATGAATCGGTTCTCGCCCCTTAAAACCCTGATTACGCTCATGGGATTATTTACCCTGTTTAATGGATTATCTGTGATTGCTCCAGACTACGGTCTTTTGCTGGTGTCGCGTTTTATTTCAGGATTGCCGCATGGTGCTTTCTTCGGTGTAGGGTCTGTCATTGCCAGTCGATTGGCCGATCCTGGGAAAGAAGCGCAGGCGGTAGCGACGATGTATTCGGGATTGACCGTTGCCAATTTATTTGGGGTTCCATTGGGTACCTATATTGGGCATCATTTTTCATGGCGTTATACTTTCTTATTGATTGTTGTCGTCGGTATTTTGACCATGTTAGCCTTAAAGTTGTGGATGCCTAAAATGAAAGCAGCACCTAAAAATAATCCCTGGAAGGACTTTGGCATTTTTCGCAATGTGAATGTCTGGTTTATGGTTTTATTATTTTCAGTGGCCCCAGGGGCGTTGTTTGCCTGGATAAGTTATATTGCTCCGCTGATGACTGAAGTGTCTGGGATTGCCGATAAATACCTGCCGTATATTATGGTGTTGGCTGGATTGGGTATGTTTGTAGGGAATTTGATCGGCGGGAAGTTGACGGATGCTTTTTCGCCAACAAAGGTGGTCGTAGCCGTATTGGTGGTTCAGATTTTGTGTATGTTGATTATTTATGGCCTGTCCGACAACGTTGGGATATCCTTGGTAATGACTTTTTTAACCGGAGTCACTACTTTTGCGCTTGTACCTTCGTTAACCCTATTATTGCTTAATTCGGTAAAGAGTGATGCTGAAATGTTGGTTGCTTCTCTGGGGCCTGCATGTTTTAATATTGCGAATGCATTGGGTGCTTTTTTAGGTGGTGTGCCTATTAATCAAGGCTATGGTTACACTTCTCCGGCTTTAGTTGGTGCGGTAATGGCCGCTTTAGGAATAGTAATTTCTTTATGTTACATTCGACGAAGCAAAAGGCAGCCGACTATGGATAACAAAGAAGTTCTTGAGGATGCCGTTGGTCAACTTTCATAG
- a CDS encoding SRPBCC family protein → MKKDDFKISITVEAGAQRVFEAINNVRGWWSQNIDGPTTALHDEFIYHYQDVHRCRINIETMETDRKVVWRVLENYFKFTQDEREWTNSSIIFDIVEDAGTTTLHFTHQGLNSDMECYKVCHDAWTYYIADSLRQLILTGQGQPTPKEEVTAGVTEENRVAHDPGTKSIYHRLLIETPVETVYKALTTAEGLAGWWTPDTVAKPEIGAVLRFGFGPSYFKNMEVIALKPYSRVEWRCIKAFEEWIGTTLTFELEPQQKGCMLLFHHDGWANYSAEFASCSFDWALFFRSLKFFCEKGKGFPYPEFNV, encoded by the coding sequence ATGAAAAAGGACGATTTTAAAATAAGCATTACCGTTGAAGCAGGAGCTCAACGCGTATTTGAAGCAATCAATAATGTCCGCGGATGGTGGTCTCAAAATATTGACGGGCCAACTACCGCTTTGCATGACGAGTTTATATATCATTATCAGGATGTACATCGTTGTCGAATAAATATAGAAACGATGGAAACGGATCGTAAAGTAGTCTGGCGGGTGCTCGAAAACTATTTTAAATTTACCCAGGATGAACGAGAATGGACGAATAGTTCCATTATATTCGATATTGTAGAAGACGCAGGTACAACTACATTACATTTTACCCACCAGGGGCTTAATTCCGATATGGAATGTTACAAGGTATGTCATGATGCCTGGACGTATTATATAGCTGACAGCCTAAGACAGTTGATTCTAACGGGGCAGGGACAACCTACTCCGAAAGAAGAAGTAACGGCTGGGGTTACTGAAGAGAATCGGGTAGCACATGATCCTGGGACTAAAAGCATCTACCATAGACTGTTGATAGAAACGCCAGTAGAGACTGTTTACAAGGCGCTTACAACAGCGGAAGGGTTAGCCGGCTGGTGGACGCCAGATACTGTTGCAAAGCCAGAGATTGGCGCTGTATTGCGGTTTGGGTTTGGTCCCAGCTACTTTAAAAATATGGAAGTTATTGCGCTGAAACCTTATTCCAGGGTCGAGTGGCGCTGTATCAAGGCATTTGAGGAATGGATTGGAACGACACTGACCTTTGAACTTGAACCTCAGCAAAAGGGATGTATGCTGCTGTTCCACCACGATGGCTGGGCAAATTATAGTGCGGAATTTGCTTCCTGTAGTTTTGATTGGGCGCTATTTTTCAGGAGTTTAAAATTTTTCTGTGAAAAAGGAAAGGGTTTTCCTTATCCTGAATTTAATGTATAA
- a CDS encoding OsmC family protein codes for MSYKHIFKASLTWNHPEQPSAVGSKIYTKSHHIAIEGKADLHVSAAKAFKGDPALYNPEDLLLSSLISCHMMSYLYVCSKNSIEILSYTDNAIATLETNADGSGRFTEVILHPEVVITDEYQIALALSLHAQANKLCFIANSCNFPVLHHPKCRAI; via the coding sequence ATGAGTTACAAACATATCTTTAAAGCGTCCTTAACTTGGAACCATCCTGAACAGCCTAGTGCTGTAGGTTCAAAAATTTATACAAAAAGCCATCACATCGCGATCGAAGGGAAAGCTGACCTGCACGTTTCCGCAGCAAAAGCATTCAAGGGGGACCCCGCATTGTACAATCCGGAAGATTTGCTGCTTAGCAGCCTGATTTCTTGCCACATGATGTCCTATTTATACGTCTGCTCGAAAAATAGCATTGAGATATTATCTTATACGGACAATGCTATCGCTACACTCGAAACGAATGCAGATGGAAGTGGTCGCTTTACAGAAGTTATATTACATCCCGAGGTTGTCATCACAGATGAGTACCAGATAGCACTTGCTTTATCCTTACATGCCCAAGCAAATAAATTGTGTTTTATTGCGAATTCATGTAATTTCCCGGTGCTGCACCATCCCAAATGTCGAGCGATCTAA
- a CDS encoding TCR/Tet family MFS transporter → MMENSKKKAAIGFIFITLLIDITGWGIIIPVVPKLIEELIHSDVSEAAKYGGWLGFAYAFTQFICSPVVGNLSDKYGRRPIILISLFGFAVDYIFLALAPTIGWLFLGRVIAGLTGASFTTASAYIADISTDEDRAKNFGLIGAAFGLGFIIGPVIGGLLGHYGARIPFYAAAGLCMLNFLYGYFILPESLDKEKRRAFEWKRANPIGSFKFLGKHPEISGLIVALILIYIAGHAVQSNWNFFTMYKFDWTERMVGISLGVIGLLIGLVQGVLIRWTTPKLGEQKSIFYGLTLYAIGLLLFSFASEGWMMFVFLIPYCLGGICGPALQSVITKNVPSNEQGELQGALTSLMSATSIIGPPMMTNLFYYFTHDQAPFKFSGAPFFLAFILMTISVIIVYNASRKKRNQQINL, encoded by the coding sequence ATGATGGAAAATTCCAAGAAAAAAGCAGCAATCGGATTCATATTTATTACACTACTAATCGATATTACGGGTTGGGGAATCATTATTCCTGTCGTCCCTAAACTTATTGAGGAATTGATTCATAGCGATGTCAGTGAAGCGGCAAAATATGGCGGCTGGCTCGGCTTTGCCTACGCTTTCACGCAATTCATCTGTTCTCCCGTCGTCGGCAATCTCAGCGATAAATATGGCAGAAGGCCAATTATATTGATCTCACTTTTTGGCTTTGCGGTAGACTACATCTTTCTTGCCCTCGCGCCAACTATAGGTTGGTTATTCTTAGGACGCGTTATCGCTGGATTGACAGGCGCTAGTTTCACAACGGCAAGTGCTTATATCGCTGATATATCCACCGATGAAGATCGGGCAAAGAACTTTGGTTTGATAGGCGCTGCATTTGGTCTAGGCTTTATTATCGGCCCGGTTATCGGTGGTCTACTCGGTCACTATGGCGCCAGGATTCCCTTTTATGCGGCCGCAGGACTGTGTATGCTAAACTTCCTGTATGGCTATTTTATCTTACCTGAGAGCTTAGATAAAGAAAAACGTAGAGCTTTTGAATGGAAACGCGCAAATCCAATTGGATCCTTTAAGTTTCTTGGAAAACACCCGGAAATATCCGGATTAATCGTTGCCTTAATTTTAATATATATCGCAGGTCATGCGGTTCAAAGTAACTGGAACTTCTTCACCATGTATAAATTCGACTGGACCGAAAGAATGGTGGGTATCTCATTGGGTGTTATTGGATTATTGATTGGATTGGTTCAGGGTGTTTTAATTCGCTGGACAACACCCAAACTTGGTGAACAAAAAAGCATTTTCTATGGATTGACCTTGTATGCCATTGGACTACTGTTATTCTCATTTGCAAGCGAAGGATGGATGATGTTCGTATTCCTTATCCCATATTGCTTAGGCGGTATTTGTGGACCGGCTCTTCAATCGGTTATTACAAAAAATGTTCCTTCAAACGAACAGGGTGAACTTCAAGGTGCATTAACAAGCTTGATGAGTGCAACATCGATTATTGGTCCACCGATGATGACAAACCTATTTTATTATTTCACCCATGACCAAGCACCATTTAAATTTTCGGGCGCGCCGTTTTTCTTAGCATTTATCCTGATGACGATTAGTGTGATCATTGTCTATAATGCTTCTCGCAAAAAGAGAAATCAGCAAATAAATCTTTAA
- a CDS encoding GNAT family N-acetyltransferase, translating into MNFDPIQFSDLPIITTLSPEGWGNITIKIQHYIESPFCFPIKLLVDQKIVAIGTTIIHSNVAWLGHIIVSADERGKGYGKHITQELIRIANSKKCKSIQLIATDMGAPVYTKLGFKESSSYLFFDNIQITQLEEPDHSIQHYQSHYSEQLLALDQKTAAENRRFEIEPHFTAGFVYVENKTVRGYYLPTLGEGLIVANKQSAGMALLKLYLRQNSKIVLPQENTTTVSFLLNQGNPIKRRAKRMYLGENIDVQFKSIFNRIGGNIG; encoded by the coding sequence ATGAATTTTGATCCTATTCAGTTTTCCGATCTTCCCATAATTACAACGCTAAGTCCGGAAGGATGGGGCAATATCACGATCAAAATACAACACTATATAGAAAGCCCTTTTTGTTTTCCCATAAAACTCCTGGTCGATCAGAAAATTGTCGCCATAGGTACGACCATTATCCATAGTAACGTAGCCTGGTTGGGACATATTATCGTTTCTGCCGATGAAAGAGGAAAAGGCTATGGGAAACACATCACCCAAGAACTTATTCGTATAGCAAATAGCAAAAAATGCAAGAGCATCCAACTCATTGCAACGGATATGGGCGCACCAGTTTACACAAAACTCGGCTTTAAGGAATCTTCTTCCTATCTTTTCTTTGATAATATACAGATCACTCAGCTTGAAGAACCAGACCACAGCATACAGCACTATCAATCCCATTATAGCGAGCAACTTTTGGCACTCGACCAGAAAACTGCTGCCGAAAATAGGCGGTTCGAAATAGAACCACATTTCACGGCTGGCTTTGTCTATGTGGAGAACAAAACTGTCCGCGGCTATTATCTTCCCACTTTGGGAGAAGGTCTTATTGTCGCCAATAAACAATCCGCCGGAATGGCTTTGTTAAAACTCTATTTAAGGCAAAATTCCAAAATTGTACTACCTCAAGAGAATACAACCACAGTTTCCTTCCTATTGAACCAAGGAAACCCTATAAAACGCCGGGCCAAGCGCATGTACCTGGGTGAAAATATCGATGTTCAATTTAAGTCTATCTTCAATAGAATTGGTGGAAATATTGGTTAA
- a CDS encoding DinB family protein, which produces MSTTFMQLWLYNNWANTALLDKLKSEGENVPHSCIRLFSHIVNAQIIWLSRLTGEKPPVGVWDEHSIIDCQRYHDLASEGFGQQIRRINDTEDEIVNYTNTQHQAFHNKANDILLHVFNHGTYHRAQIASEMRKNGIEPVNTDYITFVRT; this is translated from the coding sequence ATGTCAACTACTTTTATGCAGCTTTGGTTATATAATAACTGGGCCAATACAGCACTCCTGGATAAACTGAAAAGTGAAGGCGAAAATGTACCTCATTCTTGCATACGGCTCTTTAGCCATATTGTCAATGCTCAGATTATTTGGTTAAGTCGATTAACTGGTGAAAAACCACCTGTTGGTGTTTGGGATGAGCACAGTATCATCGATTGCCAAAGGTATCACGATTTAGCTTCTGAAGGATTTGGGCAGCAAATTCGGCGCATAAATGATACGGAGGATGAAATTGTCAATTATACAAACACACAGCATCAGGCTTTTCATAACAAGGCCAACGACATTCTGTTACACGTCTTTAATCATGGCACCTATCACAGGGCGCAAATAGCAAGCGAAATGCGAAAAAATGGCATTGAACCTGTCAACACAGATTATATCACTTTTGTTCGCACATAA
- a CDS encoding MFS transporter, translating into MIHTANIADQNIELHVNSKPDRPVLTKPLLWLITLTTGIVVGNNYYNQPLLGLMAKDFQVDEAAISMIAMLTQIGFATGLLFIVPLGDMIKRKKLILTIFLLILVSLLAMVLAPTLELLYIASFMVGFSSVVPQMLVPLTAELAAPEKRNSSIGMVMSGLLLGILLSRVAAGFIGDIWGWQAIYYIAIALMVLFMLLLAFALPDVKPTFQGTYLQLMHSLVHLTKTQRVLRLSALRGALGFAGFSAFWITLVFHLQEAPFHAGTAVAGSFGLIGAVGALAASVVGRIATLVSTYTIILGSIFILLLSWIVFYIGGHSYIGLISGVILIDLGLQSMHISNQSAFFALNLGATNRLNTVYMFSYFAGGSLGSYLASLAWKYFQWNGVVLTGFCCTLLVLIVHVGFDRRPKNFS; encoded by the coding sequence ATGATACATACAGCAAACATAGCAGATCAAAACATAGAACTTCACGTAAACTCAAAACCGGATAGACCTGTACTCACGAAGCCTCTTTTATGGCTTATTACTTTGACAACGGGAATAGTCGTCGGCAACAACTACTATAATCAACCGCTTTTGGGACTAATGGCAAAAGACTTTCAGGTCGATGAAGCTGCAATCAGTATGATTGCTATGCTCACACAGATCGGTTTTGCAACTGGGCTACTGTTTATCGTCCCTTTGGGAGATATGATAAAAAGAAAGAAATTAATATTAACCATATTTCTGCTCATCTTAGTCTCCTTATTGGCTATGGTCTTAGCTCCCACCCTCGAGTTGCTCTATATCGCAAGCTTTATGGTTGGATTCAGCTCTGTTGTTCCTCAAATGCTGGTCCCCCTCACAGCCGAACTTGCTGCTCCGGAAAAACGCAATTCATCAATCGGAATGGTCATGAGTGGCTTACTATTGGGTATTCTGCTTTCCCGTGTCGCAGCAGGATTTATTGGCGATATCTGGGGATGGCAAGCAATCTATTATATAGCTATAGCATTAATGGTTTTATTTATGTTATTATTAGCTTTCGCACTACCTGATGTAAAACCGACATTTCAAGGTACTTATCTACAATTAATGCACTCATTGGTCCATCTGACAAAAACTCAACGGGTATTACGGCTATCTGCACTCAGAGGGGCTTTAGGCTTTGCTGGATTCAGTGCTTTTTGGATTACATTAGTATTTCATTTACAGGAAGCGCCTTTCCACGCAGGCACTGCCGTAGCGGGATCCTTCGGATTAATTGGGGCTGTTGGCGCGCTGGCAGCATCAGTGGTCGGCCGGATTGCAACCCTTGTTTCTACCTATACCATTATTCTTGGTTCCATATTTATTCTGCTATTGAGCTGGATTGTATTCTATATTGGTGGACATAGCTATATCGGATTAATAAGCGGTGTAATCTTAATCGACCTAGGTTTACAATCCATGCATATCAGTAACCAATCTGCTTTTTTTGCCTTAAATCTAGGGGCAACCAACCGACTAAATACAGTCTATATGTTTAGTTACTTTGCAGGCGGATCATTGGGTAGTTACTTGGCCTCCCTGGCTTGGAAATACTTTCAATGGAATGGCGTGGTATTGACCGGCTTTTGTTGTACACTACTGGTCCTCATCGTGCATGTTGGCTTTGATAGACGACCAAAAAACTTTTCTTAG
- a CDS encoding GlxA family transcriptional regulator, whose translation MKHLTILVPDSQTGPNTLSCIIGTYHVFTEANRYYDQLNREPIFIIELAGVSKQSNFVNGLIMAMPQKDITAIQKTDLIIVPAVISNFTALEAGNSVLSEWILHHHAKGANVASMCTGAYLLASTGLLDNKSCSIHWKSAANFHKLFPKVNLKTEQIITDEQGIYTNGGGYSFLNLLLYLVEKFYDRQTAIYCSKIFQIDIARQTQSDFMIFNGQKSHGDEMVMRAQDYLENNFSEKISMEKLSEKFTVGRRNFDRRFIKATGNTPVEYLQRIKVESAKKELESSRKTVNEVMYAIGYTDVKAFREIFRRFTGLSPLEYKNKYNKTAIK comes from the coding sequence ATGAAACATCTAACGATCTTAGTTCCAGACAGTCAGACAGGCCCTAATACGCTATCGTGCATTATTGGAACATACCATGTATTCACCGAAGCGAACCGCTATTACGATCAACTGAACAGGGAGCCTATATTTATTATAGAATTAGCAGGAGTTTCCAAACAGAGTAACTTTGTCAATGGATTAATAATGGCCATGCCGCAGAAAGATATCACTGCAATTCAAAAAACAGACCTCATTATTGTACCCGCTGTCATTTCCAATTTTACTGCATTAGAAGCTGGGAATAGCGTTCTTTCAGAATGGATATTACACCATCATGCCAAAGGAGCAAATGTTGCAAGCATGTGTACCGGTGCATATCTGCTCGCATCCACGGGACTTTTAGATAACAAAAGCTGCTCTATCCATTGGAAATCAGCAGCAAACTTCCATAAGCTCTTCCCCAAAGTCAACTTAAAAACTGAACAAATTATTACCGATGAGCAGGGAATCTATACCAATGGTGGCGGTTATTCCTTCCTCAACCTCCTCCTTTACCTGGTTGAAAAGTTTTACGACAGACAGACAGCGATTTATTGCTCCAAAATATTTCAAATTGATATTGCCAGACAAACGCAATCCGATTTTATGATCTTTAATGGTCAAAAGTCACATGGCGATGAAATGGTCATGCGTGCACAGGACTATCTCGAGAATAACTTCTCAGAAAAAATCTCCATGGAGAAGTTATCTGAAAAATTCACCGTCGGACGCCGGAATTTCGACCGTAGATTTATTAAAGCGACAGGTAATACACCTGTGGAATATCTTCAACGGATAAAAGTGGAATCGGCAAAAAAGGAATTGGAAAGCTCGCGGAAAACGGTAAATGAGGTAATGTACGCTATTGGGTATACTGACGTAAAGGCTTTTCGTGAAATATTCCGTCGGTTTACGGGACTATCCCCCCTTGAATATAAAAACAAGTACAATAAAACCGCAATAAAATAG
- a CDS encoding pirin family protein, protein MKKSIERIFQRPAQPGMVGDGFRVFNMIPGNGISQKRMSPFLLLDFNAAFDFGPSDHIRGVDVHPHKGFETVTIAYKGSVAHHDSSGNSGVIRPGDVQWMTAGAGILHKEYHEEEFSKKGGLFEMVQLWVNLPAKDKSTAAHYQAITADQMGKVVLPDAAGVVNVIAGKFQDMVGPASTYTPVNLFDIKLEEQHETNFLVSQNHNTAMLVVNGEVVVNGELAKEHSFVLFGHDGEEISIRANKNAVLLVLSGEPIDEPIVSYGPFVMNTQAEIYQAFEDFQAGKFGVLE, encoded by the coding sequence ATGAAAAAATCAATTGAAAGAATTTTCCAACGTCCAGCTCAACCTGGCATGGTAGGAGATGGATTTCGTGTATTTAATATGATACCAGGGAATGGGATTTCCCAAAAGAGGATGAGTCCATTTCTTTTACTGGATTTCAATGCAGCATTTGATTTTGGACCTTCGGATCATATTAGAGGCGTGGATGTACATCCGCATAAAGGATTTGAAACCGTGACTATCGCCTACAAAGGTAGTGTAGCCCATCATGACAGTTCGGGGAATAGCGGTGTTATTCGTCCGGGTGATGTACAATGGATGACTGCCGGCGCTGGCATATTGCATAAAGAGTACCATGAAGAGGAATTTTCAAAGAAAGGCGGATTATTTGAAATGGTTCAGCTCTGGGTTAATTTACCAGCGAAAGATAAATCAACAGCGGCGCACTATCAGGCAATTACTGCCGATCAGATGGGGAAAGTCGTGTTGCCCGATGCGGCAGGGGTAGTCAATGTCATCGCGGGGAAATTTCAGGATATGGTTGGACCAGCGAGCACCTATACACCCGTCAATCTATTTGACATCAAATTGGAAGAGCAACATGAAACGAACTTTTTGGTTTCACAAAATCATAATACGGCGATGTTGGTTGTGAATGGCGAGGTTGTAGTCAACGGTGAACTTGCTAAGGAGCATAGCTTTGTCTTATTTGGTCATGATGGTGAAGAGATTTCGATAAGGGCAAATAAGAATGCAGTTTTACTTGTGTTAAGTGGTGAACCCATTGATGAACCTATCGTGAGTTATGGCCCATTTGTAATGAATACACAGGCGGAGATTTACCAAGCCTTTGAAGATTTTCAAGCTGGCAAGTTTGGCGTACTTGAATAA